The proteins below are encoded in one region of Periplaneta americana isolate PAMFEO1 chromosome 11, P.americana_PAMFEO1_priV1, whole genome shotgun sequence:
- the LOC138708668 gene encoding putative nuclease HARBI1 yields MDNIVSSYDEIESQRHFRLQRSTFEKLLQVIALLLCINQSRTGRPQVDPQKQLLAVLWILAIPYSYRSIGLKFGMAKSTLSVCFMRVIKALCNIAPTIIKWPQGADVGKSRESFKKLSNIPNFIDVIDGSYIPIKAPKEDSEVYINRKCFHAITLQGICDSSLKFIDCLIGYPSSVSDVRIFRNSDIYRDIMSNPRHFFPQDEFILGDKAYPVMEWLIPPYVDRGNLTRIQRQFNFQVSQTRQVIERAFALLKGRFRRLKYLDMNRTDLIPVTVLAACVLHILCIHNDFFIEQYINEGLKVQDNADNAEDDHLQNQENGYEKKK; encoded by the coding sequence ATGGATAATATAGTGAGCAGTTACGACGAAATAGAATCCCAGAGGCATTTCAGGCTACAGAGATCAACATTTGAAAAGTTGCTACAAGTAATTGCCCTTCTCTTATGCATTAATCAGAGTAGAACAGGTCGGCCACAAGTTGATCCACAAAAGCAATTATTAGCAGTGCTTTGGATATTAGCCATCCCATATTCATATAGGTCCATTGGATTAAAATTTGGTATGGCCAAATCTACTCTTTCAGTTTGTTTTATGCGAGTAATAAAGGCTTTGTGTAATATAGCTCCTACTATAATTAAATGGCCACAAGGAGCAGATGTTGGAAAATCAAGAGAGTCGTTTAAAAAACTGTCAAACATACCCAATTTTATTGATGTCATTGATGGTTCTTACATACCCATCAAAGCCCCCAAAGAAGACTCAGAAGTTTACATAAATAGGAAATGTTTCCATGCTATTACTTTACAAGGGATTTGCGATTCATCACTGAAATTTATTGATTGTCTCATTGGTTATCCCAGCTCAGTAAGTGATGTAAGAATATTCCGAAATTCAGACATTTATAGGGATATTATGTCCAATCCTCGCCACTTTTTCCCACAAGATGAATTTATATTGGGAGACAAAGCTTACCCTGTGATGGAGTGGCTTATCCCTCCTTATGTTGATAGAGGCAATCTGACGAGAATTCAACGTCAATTTAATTTCCAGGTGTCACAAACCAGACAAGTGATTGAAAGAGCATTTGCACTACTTAAAGGTAGATTTCGAAGGTTGAAATATCTGGACATGAATAGAACTGATTTAATTCCAGTGACTGTACTAGCAGCATGTGTATTGCATATTCTATGTATACATAACGATttctttattgaacaatacataAATGAGGGACTAAAGGTTCAGGATAATGCAGATAATGCCGAGGATGATCATTTACAGAACCAAGAAAATGgctatgaaaaaaagaaataa